In Cynocephalus volans isolate mCynVol1 chromosome 16, mCynVol1.pri, whole genome shotgun sequence, the following proteins share a genomic window:
- the LOC134364858 gene encoding interferon omega-1-like gives MALLLPLLTVLLVGSYGPAGSLGCDLPQNSVLLSKKTFVLLAQMRRISPFSCLKDRIDFRFPEEVVDGSQFQKAQAMSVLHEMLQQIFSLFHTERSSAAWNPTLLDELRAGLHRQLEDLETCPVQAMGEEESARVTEGPILALKRYFQRIRVYLEEKKYSDCAWEVVRVEITRSFSSSTNLQERLRRNAQDLQSS, from the coding sequence CTCTGGGCTGTGACCTGCCTCAGAACTCTGTCCTGCTTAGCAAGAAGACCTTTGTGCTTCTGGCCCaaatgaggagaatctcccctTTCTCATGTCTGAAGGACAGAATTGACTTCAGATTCCCTGAGGAGGTGGTGGATGGCAGCCAGTTCCAGAAGGCCCAGGCCATGTCTGTGCTCCACGAGATGCTGCAGCAGATCTTCAGCCTCTTCCACACAGAGCGCTCCTCTGCTGCCTGGAACCCGACCCTCCTGGACGAGCTCCGTGCTGGACTTCATAGGCAGCTGGAAGACCTGGAGACCTGCCCGGTGCAAGCGATGGGAGAAGAAGAATCTGCTCGTGTAACTGAGGGTCCAATACTGGCCTTGAAGAGGTACTTCCAGAGAATCCGTGTCTACctagaagagaagaaatacagTGACTGTGCCTGGGAGGTTGTCAGAGTGGAAATCAcgagatccttctcttcatcaacAAACTTGCAAGAAAGGTTAAGAAGAAACGCTCAAGACCTGCAGTCATCTTGA